One Melospiza melodia melodia isolate bMelMel2 chromosome 1, bMelMel2.pri, whole genome shotgun sequence genomic window carries:
- the LOC134414532 gene encoding microtubule nucleation factor SSNA1-like, with translation MTQQGAVLQGYNNELVKCIEDLCMQKEELNKQIQQAEEEKNKLQHDIQVLSEQLECVCENLAQKVASRNELDKILAETEAAYMKILDSSRTLLNVLKKEVGGLKHSPDLKSNVS, from the coding sequence ATGACTCAGCAGGGAGCTGTTCTTCAGGGTTACAATAATGAACTAGTGAAATGCATTGAAGATTTATGTATGCAGAAAGAAGAACTGAACAAACAAATCCAGCAAGCAGAAGAGGAAAAGAATAAACTCCAGCATGATATCCAAGTCCTCAGTGAACAGCTGGAGTGTGTATGTGAAAACCTGGCCCAAAAAGTGGCTTCACGGAATGAGCTTGATAAAATACTTGCTGAAACTGAAGCTGCTTACATGAAGATTTTGGATAGCTCTAGAACTTTACTTAATGTCCTGAAGAAGGAAGTGGGAGGCTTAAAGCATTCACCAGATCTGAAAAGCAATGTATCCTGA